From Erigeron canadensis isolate Cc75 chromosome 5, C_canadensis_v1, whole genome shotgun sequence:
ACAGAGTCCTACAAATCCTGCACAACAGGAACATTCCTCTAACATTACTATGAAGAGTCTATGTACAGCATTTTGATGGTATGGCTTCTAATTTGATCGCTTTTTCGTGTATTAATAAGCTTTTGACCATTTAGTTTGGAAAAACATGGAACTTGTCGATCATCATGTAGATAGAATAGATATATATTACTGTCTGTTATGGTGAGTCTTGTTTCTCCTATAGTCATGAAATATGTACCTCTTGTATAATGTTTCATGGTCGAAAATAGTGCTTGTATCGTTGATTTAGGTAAAATTTCAGTTAAAAGTTCACTAGCTATCTGTTGTCATTAGAGATTCAAAAAAGTCAGAAATCAGGGCAAAAATAGGTCTGCCTTGCCCTTAGTGGTTCTTTGTTTCAGCAATGAACACAGAGTTATTGCACCAATTAGTTAGTAGTAATCAAATGGAATGGTTGGAGCCTGGATTCATATAATACGATGGTTAGGACTTTACTATGACCGTTCGCGTTTATGGTTCGGGTATCGTATTCAAGTTTCAATCTATGAAGTTGTAAGAAGTGAATATGAAAGAGCTAACTTACTTCTAACTTCACCCAtctgatttttaatagaatctGAGGTTTGTGTCTTGCTATTAATGATCATTCTAAGAATGTAGGACCAACATCTCCTTTATTGTGTGTTTTGTTGGAAATTCACAATTATAAATGAGTTCAAATCAATGTCCCCAACGGACAAGTAATTTAGTCTACACATATGGTATGTGAGTAACAAAATCACGGGTACAATTACGACAATGCAAACCATGTTCAGCTTTTTCAGTTAAGCCACCCTACACCGGAGAGGGTGTAGCCGCATACTCGTTGCCAAACCACTGTTAGTGTTCTAGCCGCTTCCCACTCCCACGGGGCCACGACCCTAACAATTgacaaaaactttaaataaataaataatggtaATTATTTAATAACAAAAGAGGATTTTAAAAgcttactagattttagacccgtgtccgacactggacacgggatttacgatattatcaatattagatcatcatatatttaatagataaatgcttataattttgaagatatacagtTTTaggtgttatactttgcaagttttagtataataatctCAGGTtcgtcattgtcattattaaatattaactaagacatattgatggaattattTGTCGTAGTCATCTCACAAGGTACAaattctctattatagaatttttttttttttgaaatcagatgtactcataatgtaatattattataaaagataattatgttattaaaatatatacatatttgtgatcatgtaattgacatttaagtatatgtgtatttaatcatgatgcagacccataacacgaatgtatttttttcaatcacatgtcctatgataattagataacaattaagattgttttaatattctttgataacaattaggacacttgatttgagtgacaattgtaattttaaaaaataaatataaatacattttgtaactttttaaaaaaagattaaattttttttctaaatttgatgttaaaaataaatataaattaaatatttagggttaaaaaatgtaaatttttgatgaaaaataaaaaaagtgtaaatttatgagactttctacaaattaatatgagactttttctacaaattaatataaatactaatataataatatatttggataacgattattaggatttttaatttatagttaatctaaatgatgacataagcgaaagtcaatttgataaaattgagtgatttaattggttaataagttattagttcaactgtcttatagtatatataaagattaaaattaatattaagataaatattaagattaagatacaagtatctttttaaaaattgtcgGGTGGCCGTCTCTCCTCTCTTCTAAACTCAAATCCGTCAacgttttgtttttttgttttttttttttttttaacacaataaaaaacttatactCGTATCAGTTTGTAGTATTTGCTAAAATATTCCAACTTTTATCCATTAATGATGTGTGtatctaaaatatatacaaatttcgTGTTTTCagatttatgttttgtttttggattCAAACGATTtctcactttttatttttaatggcaaCCGTTGAATATAACTTTTTTCCCCATACTAAGGTAGTTGATTGTCTTAATCGGGTTACGCTACATCATAGCCGAGTAGGCATGTAATGAAAAAAACACTAATTGAGACCTCAACAATGTGGTAAAGGAGTTAGTTGGGATATTGAACCCCCAACCATCAAAGGTGAATGCCGACTCAGACAAAGGTAGTaggttgtcttaatcgggttcCGCTACATCATTTCTGAGGAGATGTCTAATGTAAAAAACACTTGAGACCTCCACAATTTGGTAAATGACCTACCAGGTATTGTACCACGAACCAACGTAAAATCTGGTCAGCTCAGCTGATATCATtgtcttttttcacttttctacaTTATGAAATTAGTCCAACCACAGCGTTGCGTGTCTTAAAACTCAATCACAAGCCACAAGATACCACATAGGATTTTGCATAAATGTAGTTCATAGGATACATAAAAGTagttcatatataaatagataattcCATTTTTGAGATTACTCATCAATGGATATTGCATAAATGAAAAGAGTTTCACAAGAACCACTATACACATCTTTACATCATGTAGTAAAATTACTGAAAATGATCAAGGTAAAATGATCAAGAAGATAGCTTTAGCGGCAGGCAGAGGAAAGCTTCATTTAATCATGGGATCTCAGATGGGATAGGAAAGTCATTTGGAAGATTAGGGAACTTTGGAACTGGCAAATCGGATAAATCTGGCACTTCCAGCGATGGCAAATGGGGCAGTTCGGGCTTTGGAATCTCAGGTAATAAGTCGGGCAGTTCTGGTTTAGGAAGTTCAGGAAAGTCAAGCTTCGGGATTTCAGGAAAATCTGGAAGTTCTGGCTTAGGAAGATCGGGGAAATCAATCTCTAAAAGATTTCTTGCCTCGGCTAAAATGATGCTGCTTCGCATTGATGTCAAGGCTATGATCAACAATGGTATGACAAACAAAGGGTATCTGTGAGACAACATTGTAATAAGCTACTTATCGATTTAGAGCTGATTAATTTCTTATAGCTAGATATCGATTTATATAAAGTAGACTTGATGGAAGTGAAGGTTTTGTTGGTAAGTTGGTAGGAAAAGCTAGGTTTGTTAGCTCAACCTCTCATCTATATAAGTTAACCTATACAAGTAAAGCAGATCAATAAATCTTGCataatttcttttcttatatatgtCATACTTCTTTTGATGGATataaaaatctgaaaataaaaacaaagaaacaagGATAGTTGAGATAAACTGATGCGTTTGTAATTCCGATCCTTAAAGTAACAAAACTAAGCTAGATATAGAACTGGAGCCGGCCATTttcgtatgtatatatatggagttgaataatttattcatatttttgtaaatttacACAGTTTCTTGTTGTCAAGTAAAAGATGCTATTTCTGTTTtctgaaacataaaaaaatgttttagttatAAGTAGTTAGAAAAATTTACTTCTTGAGTAAACTAAGTATACAACTGTTAATGATATCAGGTTAAGTTTAGTTCATTGTTCTACCAGATGTGACTGACCCATTCCCTTAGGTCCAAGTTTAAGGTTATTTGGCTGATATAAAAGATTATTTTGAAAACATATAGATCATAAAATATGATCTTTATGCTGGAGGTGTTCCCATAATAATGTGATCAAAACCGGATGCCTTACATTTGAGCGGGTCACAACCATTTACAAAACTGTATATTGGGTTATCTCCCAAGCTCGATGAGATAATTAAAGACTTATTAAAAGATATAGTTAGAAACCTTATAGACTCGGGAAACTTGCATAGAACATGACAAGCCTAATAGAAACAGAAAATTTGACCAAATTCAAATGAACATTGCACATGGAACAGCCTATAGTGAAAATGCCACATATATTACTAAAATACCTTAATTCGCTCACTGTCTTTTGCAATGGAAACTAGACTTCTAGAGATGTCTAGCCATATaggattatatattttttgacttCATTTCGTTCCGGTTAATTCTTGAGTTAGGACTAAAAGCAGGGACTTTAGCTCCTTGAAAGTCAATTTCTGTGAGTTTTGGTTCAGCTTCTGTGTCAAAAAGTAATTGTAAGGACAAATTGTTTGGTCAAATGCTGGAATCTATTCcttctaatttttatttatagatacttgAACTTCATTTATCGTCTGGGTTATTGTGTTGCACACATATTTCTAGTTACAACAGTGTAACTGAACCTGAAAACAGAACaaaattgttttaatatttaaagtGAGAAACTGGTGATAATCTAAATGAGCAGAGATGGTCGAACTGGTCAAGAATTAGGTTAATCTGTTGGTGGTCTTGTTCTTTTGTTTTATCAGCAAGTTCCACACGCTTGGAATGAGCACTCGGCACAGAAGTGCTCTGGCTAAACCAGTAGTGATTCCAACCAAAATATTGTAATTGCAATTTGGTATAACGATTATCATTCACACACATGTAAATG
This genomic window contains:
- the LOC122602314 gene encoding protein PELPK1-like, encoding MLSHRYPLFVIPLLIIALTSMRSSIILAEARNLLEIDFPDLPKPELPDFPEIPKLDFPELPKPELPDLLPEIPKPELPHLPSLEVPDLSDLPVPKFPNLPNDFPIPSEIP